The Pseudodesulfovibrio sp. zrk46 genome contains a region encoding:
- a CDS encoding FAD-dependent oxidoreductase — protein sequence MARVVYGVWGGEITDNRGKNLFEIEENPEFAEFDAFNQGNPINTFVGDRGFFVFSPDASLLDALWLYMDKAAEESCGKCTPCRMGTRLIRDRLAGLRSEDMQIDDTNAVLDEVEMLANHVHNTSMCGLGQSCTNALLAALTHFRDQLEQNRYLLPAKHTMTYVTSPCIEACPAKVNVPRYIDYIKDGKPSHSLGVILQKYPMAATCGRVCVRFCEMACQRSMVDEPVGIKTLKRFVADHEQVMNDDLFSKELIPEHQPDDLKVAVVGAGPAGVSCAYHLLLKGYAVDVFEAMGEAGGMASIGIPSYRLPKDVLKSETDIIERLGGRFIYNQKLGRDFDVNELFERGYKSVFLALGCSEGRLMNVDGEDVSLVGYEPGIEFLLRVHDHVEGGGDMELSGDVVIVGGGNVAMDCARSALRMGAENVHLVYRRTMEDMPADHEEIEAAEKEGVQFHFLTNPTRILSKDGNVTGVELVEMIQTESNQSGRRGVEAKSGTEYVLTASTVVPAIGQRVAGDCFKSNDGVKINKWGCIDVDGSNLATSRPGVFAGGDCQLGPSTLIHAMAHGLKASRSIDDYLQLGRIRFFPRSRMRQIINKYKTMTDEWLGTPVQHLYRVPIQEMDPEVRKTLFNEVEQTITPEEAYHEAGRCLRCYRLYALVTEYPIPEGCA from the coding sequence ATGGCACGAGTTGTTTATGGTGTATGGGGCGGAGAGATCACTGATAATCGCGGTAAAAACCTCTTTGAGATTGAAGAAAATCCAGAGTTTGCTGAGTTTGATGCATTTAATCAGGGCAACCCGATCAACACATTTGTTGGGGATCGGGGTTTTTTCGTGTTTTCTCCTGATGCAAGTCTTCTCGACGCTTTATGGCTGTATATGGACAAAGCTGCGGAAGAGTCTTGTGGCAAATGTACTCCATGTCGCATGGGGACCCGCCTGATTAGGGACAGGTTGGCTGGATTGCGCTCAGAGGATATGCAGATCGATGATACAAATGCTGTATTGGACGAGGTCGAGATGCTTGCTAATCACGTACATAATACGTCTATGTGTGGTCTCGGGCAGTCCTGTACAAATGCCCTGCTAGCTGCATTGACGCATTTTCGCGATCAGTTGGAGCAAAATAGATATCTGCTACCGGCCAAGCATACCATGACATATGTAACGTCGCCGTGCATCGAAGCATGCCCTGCCAAAGTGAATGTGCCTCGTTATATCGACTATATTAAGGATGGTAAGCCTTCTCATTCGTTGGGTGTTATCCTTCAGAAATATCCTATGGCTGCTACTTGTGGTCGTGTTTGCGTTCGATTTTGTGAGATGGCCTGTCAGCGTTCCATGGTGGACGAGCCGGTGGGAATCAAGACCCTAAAGCGTTTCGTGGCAGATCATGAGCAGGTAATGAATGATGACCTTTTTTCAAAAGAGCTGATCCCTGAACATCAGCCGGACGATCTCAAAGTCGCTGTCGTGGGTGCTGGGCCCGCAGGTGTCAGTTGCGCTTATCATTTGTTGCTTAAGGGATATGCTGTGGATGTGTTTGAGGCTATGGGTGAAGCTGGTGGTATGGCTTCAATCGGTATCCCCAGTTATCGTTTGCCAAAAGACGTCTTGAAGTCAGAAACAGATATTATTGAACGTCTTGGTGGCAGGTTCATCTATAATCAAAAACTTGGGCGTGATTTTGATGTAAATGAACTCTTTGAGCGTGGTTATAAATCAGTATTTTTGGCTCTTGGTTGTTCCGAAGGCCGCTTAATGAATGTTGATGGTGAAGACGTTTCTCTTGTTGGGTATGAACCTGGAATCGAATTTTTGCTCCGTGTTCATGACCACGTTGAGGGAGGAGGGGACATGGAACTCTCTGGTGACGTGGTCATCGTCGGCGGTGGAAATGTCGCCATGGACTGCGCTCGCTCTGCTTTGCGTATGGGGGCTGAGAATGTTCATCTGGTCTATCGTCGTACCATGGAAGATATGCCTGCGGATCATGAGGAAATAGAGGCTGCCGAAAAGGAAGGGGTGCAATTCCATTTTCTGACCAATCCTACCCGAATATTGTCCAAAGATGGAAACGTTACTGGTGTTGAACTTGTTGAAATGATTCAGACTGAGTCGAATCAAAGCGGGCGTCGAGGGGTGGAAGCGAAATCTGGAACAGAATATGTCCTAACTGCTAGTACCGTGGTTCCGGCAATAGGTCAGCGGGTTGCAGGAGATTGTTTTAAATCTAATGATGGTGTGAAGATAAATAAGTGGGGCTGTATTGATGTGGATGGCTCTAACTTGGCTACCTCTCGCCCAGGAGTGTTTGCTGGTGGTGACTGCCAACTAGGCCCTTCCACTTTGATTCATGCCATGGCGCATGGTCTTAAAGCCTCTCGCTCTATTGATGACTACCTACAACTGGGTAGAATCCGCTTCTTCCCCAGAAGTCGTATGCGCCAGATCATTAATAAATACAAAACAATGACCGACGAGTGGCTTGGGACTCCCGTTCAGCATCTCTACCGTGTTCCCATACAGGAAATGGATCCGGAAGTGCGGAAGACTTTGTTTAACGAGGTAGAGCAGACGATTACTCCCGAGGAAGCGTACCATGAGGCTGGACGATGTTTGCGTTGTTATCGTCTTTACGCACTAGTCACTGAGTATCCTATTCCTGAAGGCTGCGCCTAA
- a CDS encoding 2Fe-2S iron-sulfur cluster binding domain-containing protein: MYAYINGKKISLEVNETILEAARRSGHYIPTLCELADIDHKPGTCRVCLVEIRYDGKEEGSIVTACNTPILEGMEVFTRTRQVREMQRLQVELLLADHDQECATCVRHGSCEVQDVAQFVGLQKSRYYEPENADREVDETAPGFVRDMGKCIRCYRCVKICRDGQGVDALVMAGRGTGAGVGVRQGMTQGSSECVSCGQCVLVCPTGALGEKDETETVVDYLYDPDVVTVFQFAPAIRVGFGEEFGLPAGTNVEGQVISAIRAIGADVVLDTNFAADIVIMEEGTELLKKHGEGNKPLFTSCCPAWINFAEKHYPQILPHLSSTRSPQQCFGSIAKTYLPEKMDIDPSKVRVISIMPCIAKKDEAGRGMFKKDGMRDVDVVLTIREFARLLKREGIDLKSLEPSTFDNPYMGAYSGAGAIFATTGGVMEAAVRTMYYAVNDKELEEIEVEALRGFEGVRSAKVDLGGNIGEVKLAMCHGLKGVRAVVEDVLAGRSDFDFIEVMACPGGCVDGGGHLRSKKAYLPFALKRRDTLYKIDKKSQYRQSHNNPLVQKLYDDFLERPLSQKSHELLHTHYIGRQQKMKQTIRDIWKDITMSTLVHSEFDNIDETAACKSDIL, translated from the coding sequence ATGTACGCATATATCAATGGAAAAAAAATATCACTGGAAGTGAACGAAACGATTCTCGAAGCTGCACGCCGAAGTGGGCATTATATCCCAACCTTATGCGAATTGGCGGATATTGATCATAAGCCAGGCACTTGTCGTGTCTGTTTGGTAGAGATTCGTTATGACGGCAAGGAAGAAGGCAGTATAGTTACAGCCTGTAATACACCAATTCTTGAAGGGATGGAGGTATTCACTCGAACTCGTCAAGTGAGAGAAATGCAGCGCCTTCAGGTAGAGTTGCTTTTGGCTGATCACGATCAGGAATGCGCTACCTGTGTTCGTCACGGCAGTTGTGAAGTGCAAGATGTCGCTCAGTTCGTAGGACTTCAAAAGTCCCGGTACTATGAGCCGGAAAATGCTGATCGAGAAGTGGATGAAACAGCCCCAGGCTTTGTTCGAGATATGGGTAAGTGCATTCGTTGCTATCGTTGCGTCAAAATCTGTCGAGATGGACAGGGGGTAGACGCATTAGTCATGGCTGGACGCGGTACTGGAGCTGGGGTCGGAGTACGTCAAGGTATGACCCAAGGATCAAGTGAATGTGTTAGCTGTGGGCAATGTGTATTGGTATGTCCGACTGGTGCTCTGGGAGAGAAAGACGAGACCGAAACAGTTGTTGATTATCTCTATGATCCAGATGTGGTCACTGTGTTTCAATTTGCTCCTGCAATTCGTGTGGGATTCGGGGAGGAATTTGGTCTCCCGGCTGGCACCAATGTGGAAGGGCAAGTAATTTCTGCAATTCGTGCCATTGGTGCGGATGTTGTGCTGGATACTAATTTTGCTGCTGATATTGTCATCATGGAAGAGGGCACCGAGCTTTTAAAGAAGCATGGCGAAGGCAATAAACCGCTATTCACATCCTGTTGTCCTGCATGGATCAATTTTGCAGAGAAGCACTATCCACAAATCCTGCCTCATCTGTCATCAACCCGTTCGCCGCAGCAGTGCTTTGGTTCTATCGCTAAAACTTACTTGCCCGAGAAGATGGATATCGATCCGTCAAAGGTGCGTGTGATCTCCATCATGCCTTGCATTGCCAAGAAAGATGAGGCTGGGCGTGGTATGTTCAAGAAGGATGGCATGAGGGATGTAGACGTCGTTCTTACGATTCGTGAGTTTGCCCGTCTTCTTAAGCGTGAGGGTATTGATCTCAAGTCATTGGAACCGTCAACTTTCGACAACCCTTATATGGGAGCATATTCTGGTGCTGGGGCAATTTTTGCCACGACTGGTGGTGTAATGGAAGCGGCTGTTCGTACAATGTATTATGCGGTAAATGATAAGGAGCTTGAAGAGATAGAGGTGGAAGCATTACGAGGCTTTGAAGGCGTTCGCTCTGCGAAGGTGGACCTCGGCGGTAATATTGGAGAGGTGAAACTCGCTATGTGCCATGGTCTCAAAGGTGTGCGCGCTGTTGTCGAGGATGTGCTGGCGGGACGTTCAGACTTTGATTTCATCGAGGTCATGGCTTGTCCCGGGGGCTGTGTTGACGGCGGTGGGCATCTTCGTTCCAAAAAAGCATATCTTCCCTTTGCGCTCAAGCGACGTGATACCTTGTACAAAATAGATAAGAAATCTCAGTACCGTCAGTCTCACAATAACCCATTAGTACAGAAGCTCTATGATGACTTTCTTGAACGGCCTTTGTCACAGAAGTCTCATGAATTGCTTCACACTCACTATATTGGTCGCCAACAGAAAATGAAGCAGACAATACGTGATATATGGAAGGATATTACCATGTCCACGTTGGTACACAGTGAATTCGATAACATCGATGAGACTGCTGCTTGCAAGTCAGATATCCTATAA
- a CDS encoding F0F1 ATP synthase subunit gamma, with translation MQSLDILKKRIKTTSDLLSVVKTMKSLAAVNIRHFEQAALSLTEYADVVEKAWIVLFQSEGIILPQSRDSHTVILAIGTDQGMCGQFNELSIQAALRLGNEAQSAGFEVAFWTVGDRMNAGLKSEGYTAQHHFQVPGTLGGLDHLIGDIMRHMAEWYKHARGQFYVVHNAQNKLEGYGSMHRRVLPLDRQWEEEITAIPWPNRCLPQTNLPTDILFANLFEQHMFVSLYGSLARSMAAENAARLAAMQAAEKNIEEMQIGLRGEFLQTRQTAITDELLDIIGGAEAMTSPF, from the coding sequence ATGCAATCCCTCGACATTCTCAAAAAAAGAATCAAAACGACTAGCGACCTACTCAGTGTGGTCAAAACTATGAAGAGTCTTGCCGCTGTAAACATCCGCCATTTCGAACAGGCAGCTCTTTCCCTAACCGAATACGCCGATGTCGTTGAAAAGGCATGGATTGTATTGTTTCAATCAGAAGGTATTATACTTCCCCAAAGCCGAGATTCCCATACCGTCATACTTGCTATCGGAACAGATCAAGGCATGTGTGGTCAATTTAACGAACTATCCATCCAAGCTGCACTGAGGCTAGGAAATGAAGCTCAATCTGCGGGATTTGAAGTAGCATTCTGGACCGTGGGCGACCGGATGAATGCAGGTCTCAAAAGCGAAGGCTACACTGCCCAACATCACTTTCAGGTGCCCGGCACCCTTGGTGGACTCGATCACTTAATCGGGGACATAATGCGCCATATGGCTGAATGGTACAAACACGCCCGGGGCCAATTCTACGTTGTACACAACGCTCAAAACAAATTGGAAGGATATGGCTCAATGCATCGACGAGTCCTGCCGCTTGATCGACAGTGGGAAGAAGAAATTACAGCTATACCATGGCCTAACAGATGTCTACCTCAAACAAATCTCCCCACAGACATCTTGTTTGCCAATCTTTTTGAACAACACATGTTCGTGTCACTCTATGGTTCTCTAGCTCGCTCTATGGCAGCAGAAAACGCCGCCCGCCTTGCCGCTATGCAAGCAGCAGAAAAAAATATTGAAGAAATGCAAATCGGACTCCGAGGAGAATTTCTTCAGACCCGCCAGACAGCTATCACCGATGAGCTACTCGATATTATCGGTGGAGCCGAGGCCATGACCAGCCCTTTTTAA
- a CDS encoding alternate F1F0 ATPase, F1 subunit alpha, which translates to MSKGFLESTIEQVVDSMEQGINKVHPDLEPEEIGRLTSVIQGVAMAEGMRSVQAEELLLIGGKVPGVALDILPDTVGIALLGHSESLSVEDEVVRTHNVLKVPVGDNLIGRIINPLGIPLDGIGPPTMSESMPVEREAPPILHRAPVNTPLQTGIKVIDTLIPIGRGQRELILGDRQTGKTAIALDTIVNQKNKDVICIYCAIGQRASSVARAMAELRKRGAMDYTLAVVVEGDSPPGLQFIAPYAATTMGEYFMHKGKDVLIVYDDLTRHAQAYRQLSLLLRRPPGREAFPSDIFYIHSRLLERSTRLKPEYGGGTLTALPIIETEAQNISAYIPTNLISITDGQIYLNPDLFQKGILPAVDVGTSVSRVGGRAQMEAYRKVAADLRLTYSQFQELEAFARFGTRLDTETRAKLDHGHRVREILKQNRFSPLTAGQQAAVLLAVTSGHFDTILTSDIHKAEKVLLAKLESKHGSLDFLASSQPDDAIWADINRDIEGIVEDIE; encoded by the coding sequence ATGAGCAAGGGATTTCTCGAATCAACCATAGAACAGGTCGTCGATTCCATGGAGCAAGGCATCAACAAGGTACATCCTGATCTCGAACCCGAGGAGATCGGACGTCTCACTTCCGTAATCCAGGGCGTTGCCATGGCCGAAGGAATGCGTTCGGTCCAGGCCGAGGAATTGCTACTGATCGGAGGTAAAGTACCTGGTGTAGCTCTAGACATCCTACCCGACACCGTAGGTATCGCTTTACTCGGACACAGTGAATCCCTCAGCGTAGAGGACGAAGTTGTTCGCACCCACAACGTCTTGAAAGTTCCAGTTGGCGACAATCTCATCGGACGTATAATAAATCCACTAGGGATACCGCTAGACGGGATTGGACCACCCACCATGAGTGAAAGCATGCCTGTTGAACGCGAAGCCCCACCCATCCTACATCGTGCTCCAGTAAATACACCTCTTCAAACAGGTATTAAAGTTATTGATACTCTCATTCCAATAGGACGGGGACAAAGGGAACTGATCTTAGGAGACCGCCAAACAGGCAAAACGGCTATTGCTTTAGACACGATCGTCAATCAAAAAAACAAAGATGTTATCTGTATTTACTGCGCCATTGGGCAAAGAGCCTCAAGCGTAGCGAGGGCAATGGCAGAACTACGCAAGCGTGGAGCTATGGACTACACCCTAGCTGTCGTAGTGGAAGGCGACTCTCCCCCAGGATTGCAGTTTATAGCTCCATACGCAGCCACGACCATGGGCGAATACTTCATGCACAAAGGGAAAGATGTTTTAATCGTATATGATGACCTGACACGTCACGCTCAAGCATACCGACAACTCTCATTACTTCTTCGTCGTCCGCCAGGGCGTGAAGCGTTTCCAAGCGACATATTCTATATACATTCTCGTCTGCTGGAGCGGTCCACCAGACTAAAGCCCGAATATGGCGGCGGGACTCTCACTGCACTTCCTATTATCGAAACAGAAGCACAGAACATATCCGCCTATATTCCAACAAACCTAATTTCCATTACTGACGGTCAAATCTATCTCAACCCCGACTTATTTCAAAAAGGCATTTTGCCTGCCGTGGATGTTGGGACATCCGTCTCCCGCGTGGGGGGACGCGCCCAAATGGAAGCCTACCGTAAAGTGGCTGCAGATCTCCGCTTAACCTACTCTCAATTTCAAGAACTAGAAGCCTTTGCTCGGTTTGGCACACGACTGGATACGGAAACACGCGCGAAGCTAGACCATGGTCACCGAGTCAGAGAGATTCTCAAACAGAATCGTTTTTCGCCACTCACTGCTGGGCAACAAGCAGCTGTGCTTCTTGCTGTCACCAGCGGACATTTTGACACAATTCTGACTTCAGATATCCATAAAGCTGAAAAGGTACTTCTAGCTAAATTAGAATCAAAACATGGCAGCCTCGACTTCCTGGCAAGCTCGCAGCCGGATGACGCTATCTGGGCAGATATCAATAGAGATATCGAAGGAATCGTGGAGGATATAGAATAG
- a CDS encoding F0F1 ATP synthase subunit C, with protein MDTLGLVAIGSVIGAGICMGLGAIGPAIGEGMALSRGLSSIAQQPDETNTIVKFMFVGMAMVESTAIYSFVLAMILLFANPFWNYFLDKAGG; from the coding sequence ATGGACACCCTCGGTTTAGTCGCTATTGGCTCTGTCATCGGCGCGGGAATCTGCATGGGATTAGGGGCCATTGGCCCAGCTATAGGCGAAGGTATGGCCCTATCCCGCGGCCTTTCCTCCATTGCTCAACAACCAGATGAGACCAATACAATCGTCAAATTCATGTTTGTAGGCATGGCCATGGTTGAATCCACAGCCATATATAGCTTCGTGCTGGCCATGATTTTATTATTTGCCAACCCATTCTGGAACTATTTCTTGGACAAGGCCGGAGGATAG
- a CDS encoding F0F1 ATP synthase subunit A, protein MHITPDAIIYARWGIVNMNATIVFTWLIMALVVIISWSVTRSLTISPQMRQLQNLLEILVDGLLEQIREATRQEPEQFMPLLGTLFLFILVSNLLSVVPGFKPPTGSLSSTSALALIVFFAVPYYGIRKYGLRKYLKGYLQPTPFMLPFNILGEVTRTFALAVRLFGNIMSGSMMGAILLILAPLFLPVIMQLLGLLIGVVQAYIFAVLAAVFIASGLQAHEQPKET, encoded by the coding sequence ATGCACATCACACCAGACGCCATCATTTATGCCCGATGGGGAATTGTCAATATGAATGCAACCATCGTGTTCACTTGGCTAATCATGGCGTTGGTTGTAATCATTTCTTGGTCTGTGACACGCAGCCTGACCATCTCGCCCCAAATGCGACAACTCCAGAATTTGTTGGAAATCCTAGTGGATGGACTACTGGAACAAATTCGAGAAGCCACCCGACAGGAACCTGAACAATTCATGCCATTGCTCGGCACCCTTTTTCTTTTCATCCTAGTATCTAATCTTCTGTCGGTGGTACCAGGGTTTAAACCCCCAACAGGCTCACTTTCCTCAACTTCAGCTCTAGCGCTTATAGTCTTTTTTGCTGTCCCCTACTACGGTATCCGCAAGTACGGCCTTAGAAAGTACCTAAAAGGGTACCTACAACCTACTCCCTTTATGCTCCCGTTCAACATACTGGGCGAAGTAACTCGTACCTTTGCCTTAGCCGTACGTCTTTTCGGCAACATAATGAGCGGCTCAATGATGGGAGCCATATTACTGATTCTTGCCCCACTCTTTTTACCCGTGATCATGCAGCTTCTAGGATTACTCATCGGCGTAGTCCAAGCATATATCTTTGCGGTCCTGGCAGCGGTTTTCATTGCTTCGGGATTGCAAGCTCACGAACAACCAAAGGAGACATAA
- a CDS encoding AtpZ/AtpI family protein has translation MMPNGHRDFPDEVGIKEQRKLKAERDAKIEVWYGLGLFGVVGWSVVLPTLLGVLLGVWIDLNWPSSRSWTIMLLVGGLGFGCLNAWLWLNRQRNKIIKERDNEQPNDH, from the coding sequence ATGATGCCCAACGGACACAGAGATTTCCCAGACGAAGTAGGAATCAAAGAACAAAGAAAGCTAAAGGCCGAACGCGATGCTAAAATTGAAGTTTGGTATGGACTTGGACTGTTCGGTGTTGTCGGCTGGTCCGTTGTTCTCCCAACGCTACTTGGTGTTCTACTCGGAGTCTGGATCGATCTGAATTGGCCATCATCCCGTTCATGGACCATAATGTTGCTAGTGGGCGGCCTTGGATTTGGTTGTTTAAACGCTTGGCTCTGGCTAAATCGACAGCGGAATAAAATTATTAAGGAGCGCGATAATGAACAACCTAACGATCATTAG
- a CDS encoding F0F1 ATP synthase subunit epsilon → MILRILLPSKIFLDESVTKIIAESPMGEFTLKPRHIDMASALAPGIMTYINENGKTIHLAVDRGLIVKRGSQVTVAANKAIRGKLGKLESDVREMLKEMDERERSTRTAVARLEADFVRRFLEF, encoded by the coding sequence ATGATACTGAGAATACTTCTCCCATCAAAAATTTTCTTAGATGAAAGCGTGACCAAAATTATTGCAGAATCCCCCATGGGCGAGTTCACCCTTAAGCCTCGCCATATAGATATGGCGAGCGCACTGGCTCCAGGTATTATGACTTATATCAATGAAAACGGTAAAACCATACATCTCGCTGTAGACCGAGGATTAATAGTGAAACGAGGAAGTCAGGTTACCGTAGCAGCTAACAAAGCAATACGAGGTAAATTGGGAAAGTTGGAAAGCGACGTACGAGAAATGCTGAAAGAAATGGATGAACGAGAACGATCCACTCGAACGGCAGTGGCACGACTAGAAGCAGACTTCGTCCGCAGATTTCTGGAGTTTTGA